From the Manihot esculenta cultivar AM560-2 chromosome 3, M.esculenta_v8, whole genome shotgun sequence genome, one window contains:
- the LOC110610956 gene encoding pathogen-associated molecular patterns-induced protein A70, translated as MHSLINIRLPLCRETPVLFHSTLYALSKHSSTQTMTDSASTPPMWGFTAGWFTSASLFLLLNLVIGTIVLTSRFSSNRRHQEQEQLRPLARAPSLLERVKSFDLSFYNYLPLHPEATADSVPDAEPEYKPGVQLERTPSFLERMKSIKLSSFYRSEPETEFAAEPESESHDTSQGHATGVEVEHQVKRSKSEPRVGAERRETEKMKKSASEREVAVEEDREDVERRRPATTRLEKTESFGDEAVDAKADDFINRFKQQLKLQRLDSLLRYRDMLKGK; from the coding sequence ATGCACAGCCTGATAAATATCAGGCTGCCGCTGTGCAGAGAGACGCCAGTGCTTTTCCACTCGACTTTGTACGCACTCTCTAAGCACAGCTCCACACAAACCATGACCGACTCAGCATCGACACCTCCGATGTGGGGTTTCACCGCTGGCTGGTTTACATCCGCCTCTCTTTTCTTACTGCTCAATCTGGTTATCGGCACCATTGTCCTCACTTCCCGTTTCAGCTCCAACAGAAGACACCAAGAGCAAGAGCAACTCCGACCGCTTGCTAGAGCCCCGTCCCTCTTAGAACGAGTCAAGTCGTTCGACTTATCATTCTACAACTACCTACCGCTTCACCCAGAAGCGACAGCCGACTCAGTACCCGACGCCGAACCAGAGTACAAACCTGGGGTTCAACTCGAACGAACCCCTTCCTTCTTAGAACGGATGAAGTCCATCAAGTTATCCTCTTTCTACAGATCAGAACCAGAAACTGAATtcgcggctgaacctgagtcgGAGTCTCATGACACGAGCCAGGGCCATGCAACCGGTGTTGAAGTGGAGCATCAGGTGAAGAGGAGTAAATCGGAGCCAAGGGTAGGCGCAGAGAGgagagagacagagaagatgaAGAAATCAGCAAGCGAAAGAGAAGTGGCAGTAGAAGAGGACAGAGAGGACGTGGAAAGGAGGAGGCCTGCAACGACAAGGTTGGAAAAAACGGAGTCGTTTGGAGACGAAGCAGTTGACGCGAAAGCTGATGACTTTATCAACAGGTTTAAGCAGCAATTGAAGTTGCAGAGGCTAGATTCTCTGTTGCGTTACAGAGACATGCTCAaaggaaagtaa